In Balaenoptera acutorostrata chromosome 3, mBalAcu1.1, whole genome shotgun sequence, the genomic stretch CTCTCTACTTTAGCCTTTGATAAAAACCTTTCAATTAAATGTATAGAGCATGCTGAGTACCATTGTTCCAAATGCTGAAGGGATCTTTGATACCTAAAATTTCTATAATGCTCAGAATAATCATCTTACACATTAGCAAGCTCACCTCTTAAAACACGTAAAAAGAAGTATGTTATCTCCAGGTCAATTTTACGTAAAATATCAAGTCATAAGTTGTTTATATAACATgtgatattttgtttcattgcAGCCACCACTGGTGACATGCCGACTTACCAGATCCGAGCTCCGACCACTGCTTTGCCGCAGGGAGTAATGATGGCTGCCTCGCCGGGAAGCCTGCACAGTCCCCAGCAACTAGCAGAGGAAGCAACACGCAAACGAGAGCTGAGGCTAATGAAAAATAGGTAAGATGTTTCACTAGAAACCGCAACCACTTAGGGGACATATCATTTATTACTgtggggcttttaaaaaattaacttttcctCAGCTGTTTCTCCCAAGTTACATGTTGTGTGGCATTTTATGTGGGCTTGTGCTCTGCACGTGCTGATAAGTAAGTCTTCTAGTCAGAGTTCCTAGCATGAAACTGTTTCATCAGCAGGCGGTACATCCTCATGTGTTTTAGGGTAATGTCTAAAAgatacattcattttttaaatgataatggaAGGACTTTATTACAACTAAAGATTCATTTTGTACTTGGTATTTACTTTGTGAAGTAGGTgataagtataatttttagcttctttgtgagcaaaataaatatgCGTGAGTTCAGAATTTTCtaagtcttttacatgtagttttcttttatctattttgtaactttgttttttctctattatacCCAAGTACAATCTATTCTGAAAAATTCTAGCTGGGGGCAAGTACAAAGCAAGAGGAAGAATTAAAATTACCCACAGCCCCACCGCATAGAGATACCTCCTATCGTACATATGCTTCCAGTGccctctctcattttctcacGTGTTCTTGCACATTTCATTGGCTAGAAATAATCAAGAGAGTCCCTAGGTGCACGGGATTCTGAGAAGGGTCTATTTTAGCTTCCAAATTTCAGTTTCAGAGCAGGACAAGAGAAAAGCAGATGATAAATGGCTCTTTGGTTGCTCAGTGTCTGCTGAGCAAGTTTTCAGTGCTTGTTTCTACCGTTTTTTTTAACTCGCACATAGCTTTCACATGAGAGTAGGTCTGGTTATTCTCctttactttacagatgaggaactgaggttCCGAGAGGTCAGGTAACAAGCTGATGAAGATCACACAGCCCAAACTGGACAGAACCTGGAGCTGCAGTCAGGCCGTCTTTCCCCAGAGCCCACACTGCACTAACACCGGGTCACCTCAAAGAGACCCCGGTGTCAGCTGCAGATTTAGCTTTATGCAGAGTATGTAGGACTTACTTATTAATGTCAAAGACCTCTTATACATTCTCTCAGCTAAATTCTTTGGCTGGCATTCATAATAGATACTTAATTGTATTTCTGCCAATCCAGCTACAGTTGTTATTTCTTTAACAACCTTGTCAGCTTTTCCTCTTTGCCATGTACTTCCTCTCCACGCTAAGGGTATATCCAGACAAATGCAAGGCCTGAAAATGGAGCTAACTATTAATAGAAGAAACAGGTGTTTTCCATAGCGGAGACTACATAGGAATGTACCACCTACTGGTGTGGCCATCCAAAGCTTTGTGCCTGGAACATTTTGACTCTGGTAACATGCATGCAGGCGCATGAGACACAAAGTATCCATACTCACAAGAAATAGCACAGCTTGGTAAATTA encodes the following:
- the CREM gene encoding cAMP-responsive element modulator isoform X24, encoding MPTYQIRAPTTALPQGVMMAASPGSLHSPQQLAEEATRKRELRLMKNREAARECRRKKKEYVKCLENRVAVLENQNKTLIEELKALKDLYCRKVE
- the CREM gene encoding cAMP-responsive element modulator isoform X23, which codes for MAATTGDMPTYQIRAPTTALPQGVMMAASPGSLHSPQQLAEEATRKRELRLMKNREAARECRRKKKEYVKCLENRVAVLENQNKTLIEELKALKDLYCRKVE